TGTTTACGGTAAATGCGATTTCGGTTGATTTCCAGTCAATGTGCATTCATACAATCCTCACTTCATGAGCGAAAGTTTCCACCTTTGAGCTCTCTGCTTGCTTGGAAGATCAAGAAATCTTTTATTCGTTTCCACGGTTCCACCcccctttgttttttttttttctctatataatttatttttttaagtgtTTTGTGCTGATAATTCTTTGAAGGTTTCGAGGAACATTGATTTGGTCTACGGAGGCGGGAGCATAGGACTGATGGGGCTGGTATCTCAAGCTGTTCATGATGGCGGTAGGCATGTCCTTGGGTAAGAAGACTGAGACTGAGAGACTTCCTCCCCTGTTgtctaattaaattattattaacccAACACACTGATTGTCGTTAAGGATTCAGAAGGAATGAAACTCCTTGAGGGGCTTTGCTATCTTTGTCTTGGTCTTGTTTTTGGCACTCTTACCTTATTATTATAACTAATTCTTTTGTCATGTtactgtctctctctctctctctgcagaGTGATTCCCAAGACCCTCCTGCCTCGAGAGGTATGTCTGCTTAATTCTACAGCCCCAGCAAGAAAAGTCCCAAACCTTTTCTCCCATCAgactgaaaaagaaagaaaaagagaatgaaccaaaaaaaaaggccaaaCATAATCAGCATGTTTACTTACTTATCAACATCAGCCTTTTCCCTGTTCTTTAATCTTTTCTCTTCTTGACTTTGATTGTCTGTCTTGCATTTGCCCCTGCCCGTTTTGCTGCTGTTAAAGTTTCTTGCAAAGCTACTGTGACATTTCTACCTCGTGTTATATATCTATACACGTCATCAGTTATATTTGATACATAGCTTCTCACATTGAATGAATGGTTATGGTTAAGTGGTCTTAtccatatctttttttttttttcttttttgcttttgttttGGTCTTTTAAAGACTGTTGCTCTGATGTGTTCAGTTCTCTTCCTCTCTGCTTTTCTACTTTCTTTGTTTATCCTCGCATGATCAGTAAAGCTGCAGTTTTATCCAGCCCTTTTCTAACCCTCGGCTTTTAACCCTCCTTTTTCCGACCTCTTGATCATCAACACAAATCATCGGCTTAGCTaatctaatttcattcttacttgaaattttttttacagtaAATTATCATTATAAGTAACCTTGAATGAATCTCTTTTTGAACTACTTTTCGGAGTTGTTGGTCCTCCACTGCAAGGCTGCTGACATGAAGCTTTTGGATTAAAGCACGCTGCTCCTGCATGCCTCATCATTGCTTCATTGCACAACATCCCAAAACCTCTTTCCACCACAAAAATCGAAGCCGTAGCTGATACCGAAAAGCGTTTGCTTAGTTAACCCGGAAGGAGAGATTAAACATTCTTTTCGATAGAAATAAACGAACAAATTTATCCAAGTTTGCTTACCCATAAATCTTCActctcataaataaatataccgTATATCTACACTTAAAATGTATTTCATCAATTTATTTGACTGTAACATTTTTGGTTTGTCCAATTGCACAGTTAACTGGTGAAACGGTAGGGGAGGTGAAGGCAGTGGCAGATATGCATCAAAGGAAGGCAGAGATGGCTAAGCATTCAGATGCTTTTATCGCCTTACCAGGTCAGTGTAACAAAAAGAAACAGTCCTGCAGTTCACAAAATTCTCCAACGTTTCCTTCTTCCATGTTAATTCATAATTTCAAGAAGCATGCACTAAGTTGAATCAGAGAAAGAAAACCTTTAAATGGCTTTCAGGTTCGTTCCATTTCCTTTCCATTTTTAGTATCTGCGAACTATGGATGATGCAACCATGTCTCCAGCAATGATGATGCTCCAGTTGAGAAAAAAGAACAGAACAGGCcttcattcattcattaatTTGATCCCTGTTGCTGTACTGTTTGCAGAGACTGACAGTCTAATTAGTCAAAGCCAATGGGAACCAAATTGAATCATTGCCTTTGAATTTCCTCCTCCCCTGAAACTTCCACCCTCATCTTTCACTGTCAGATGCACAAGCCtgtgaaagaaaagagaaactcAGATCTTTGCTTGAAGGGGTTGTCAAAGTTCCTCTTAAGTTTATGATCCATAAGTATTCAATGAGTGAAAGGGTAATTCTTTGTTCCGTCCCTTTTCCCTCAAGGCATGCCTATGATGGAAAATGCCTGTGAGGGAGACAAGCTTTGAGTACTGCTGTGGCCAAAACTTTTAATGCCTCACTAGGGAGTTTTCTAGTGATGCAGAAAAGCAACAGCTGGGGTGAAAGTGAAGAGTGAAGACTACTGCACTATTTTCACAGAACCCAAGAACCATGATTAGAGAGCAACCCTTCAAACCCTAGACCTTTTGACCCATCACCATCTTCACTGAAAATAAGAGATAGCTTCTTCAGAGGACCTCCTCCTCTATGACTGTgtctgttctgttctgttctgttctgttgCTGGGATGCTCTTTTCTTAAACAAGGTCACATGTGAGCTATTATGCTTGCTGTTTTAAGTCTTGTTCTTCTATACTATATTAGGAGAAAAGGACAGAGACCCCCACTTTCACCGAATAGTTCTTTGACAACTAGCACACCTGCAACCTTAGAGGGAATCAGTCTCTCCCCCTTTCAGTTTCAAATGGCTCATTATTAACTATGATCTTTTGAGAATATTTTCAAAGTCAGAAATCGTTACTGCtctcaaaattattaaaaaaaaaaaaaaaacacatgatGCTCTGTGACCCCCTTAACAGTACATCATGCCATCCCAATGAAGACATAACTTTGGTATTACCGCAAACAAAGAGAGGGGggttaaaaaagaaagggttTTAGACACTTATTTACAAACCAGGTTATAACGAACACGGCATCGGTCTGTCCTGTTTGATGCAGGCGGTTACGGGACTCTAGAAGAGCTGCTCGAAGTCATAACATGGGCCCAGCTCGGGATCCATGATAAGCCGGTAAATCATATGAGTCTCTTTCCGCAGGCAATATTCTCGATTCTTTCGGGGATATCTGTGACCACGAACTGATCATGTTGTATCAATAATCTTTTGCAGGTGGGGTTGCTAAATGTGGACGGGTACTACAACTCTTTGCTGTCATTCATTGACAAAGCTGTTGAGGAGGGCTTCATTAGCCCCAGTGCTCGCCAAATCATTATCTCTGCTCCAACTGCAAAAGAGTTGGTCAAAAAATTAGAGGTAAAGTTCTTAAAAAACTAAtatcaaaagaatattttgtatgatatattaaaaaaaaaaaaaaactttcccTTCATTCAACATTTACTTccagaattttaattttcttttgacaTTTCCTCTCTTATTATCTCAGGAGTATGTTCCTTGGCAAGAGAGAGTCGCTCCGAAACTAAACTGGGACGTAGAGCAACTTGAGTACCCCGAAGATTATAACATATCTAGATAGACAAGGACTCACTGATGATGAATTTATGATGAAGATGAGAAGAGGAAATGACATTTTGTGGAAGTAGAAAAAAAGGACTAATTTGGAACATTCCCAAAAATCTGGGGGTTGGGGATGGGGAgattaatattcttttttgtttccttttttttgttttgctcTGTAAATGTCTGGTTTTGACTACGATATATATGTGAAGAAGACTCTGAACTCCCCCTTGTGATGGAAATATGTCGTCTTTTTGTATGTTCAATTTGTACGTGGGAGATCGAGTTTATGAACATTGCCCACTTTTTTTAACATAAACTCGTTGCTGGACTTATCATTCACTTCCGCGGTTTGCCTCAAGTATAATACTTCACTTTTGCAAAGACTAGACCCTTGACTCGTGTTacgagaaaattttataaaaccttttcttttttccatctCATGCAATataatgtaattttctttcaataattttgacataaatttaTGGTATAATCAGAACTAATACCCATgtttgtaaaaaatttaaaaataaatattaaattaaaactaatgaaatatattaaaaaaagtaaaatctcAATAAGAAGAGGGAGGTATGTGTAGCACGTTAACCAAAAGAGAGAAATAAAAGAGGTATGAGAGTGAGAACAATGGGAGAGTTTTAGGGGAAAAAATAGTGAAATTTGAGAggtaaatttacaaaattatccATAAATttaacgattttttttttggtgaaatagGAGGAAGAACAATTTTGGAAACTAAATGTTAGACAAGGAAGTCGTTCCCCGATTTCTAATAAGTGTAGATAATGTTGGAAAAATAGTGAAAACCACCCAATATGAAGACATGAAAATGTTAATTGAAATATGCGCATAGAAATTTAATAGCAAGATTATAGGGAAAATCCTAAAACAATGCAAAAAGTTCAGTTTTAATACTAAATAAgagattatattattatattgttgaattaataaattttcacacATCCTCAATACTtgtgataatttattattaaataggagaaaaatttttttaaaaaaataataattatattgttgaattgatagAAGAATATAGTGGAGAGGCCCATTCTCGGTGAGGCGAGATCATCCACCCCTATTAGAAATGTTATTTggttattaaggaaatatgaCATTTTCATGATAAGATTGTATCGATCAATTGGGTAGTTTATATCCTTGAAATTTTCTAGATCCGATCATTCTACATCTTTGATATTAATTTCTAGTTTTTCTGTTGCCTATAAATAGGCgagttctttattttattcgATAAATGGTTAAATCTAGTGATTTACATATCCTACTAAATCAGAGTACAACAATGGGAAAGGCTCATGTCTAGTCGATTCCTTCGATCTCTGAAGGTAAGACGCCTCAAATCAACCGTTATTCCCCGACTTGTGGAGGCAAGGAGCTCAAGTCGATTTCTAGATGATTGTTGAGTAAAGAACTCCAAGTCAATCCATACTTGTTATACACCACCAGCACAGTGATCTAGTGATTAAGCATCAAGTGTTCCATTTGAATATTATGAGTTCGAACCTCACTGAGGACGTAGAGCTCGCCACTATGTGggtgtattatgggatggcGGTGACTGGCTCATAATACTTGATCCAGCGGGCCTTAAacttaattcactagtgtGTTGGTGGGGTTGCggtgatcaagttgggctaaAGTCTCAGCGAGCTATGGCGAAAGGAACATTCCGTGACAGTTTGGTTTCCTTAGTTGGGACAGTTACAGCAGGCTAATAACCCGACCTAGCCTTttaacttataaaaaaaaatccatactTGTTATACAGTGGACCAAGGGCGCATGGAACAAGATTGTATCAATCTGATTGGTTCGAGAGCATATATCCTTGGGATTTTCTAAATTCGATTATTTTgtatctttaatattttttttcagtttttttttggagCCTATAAATAGGTGAGTTCCCTATGTTATTCGATAAATCGTTTTATATGATCAATACGTTCTGCTCCTATGATTTTGCCGTATCACATGTCTTTTATATCTCTACTCTCACCACTTCATTATATGAAATTCGTCGCCTCTAGCAACTACCCAGCCTTTATCAGATTGGGTTTtccatttcatttattattattattattttgtcatATTTGATGCGTCTGTCCATGTCAACAGAACTGTAACAGTCACGGCGTGATTCTGCGAAAATTTAATTGACGTGCGTGTTGGTATATTAACCAGTGATGAGGATGTACATATACGTCTTGTCCTCTCTTAATTTTGTATTTGTTTTCTTGAGCATATATAATGGAAGCTGAATTATTGTCCCAACGAACAAATATCGTCGTAATTCGTGTACAGAAAACATCGCCACTGTTCTTGTATGTATCCCATGAGCAGCATGTCGACTGTTACTGCCAATAAAACATGAACCAAACTGGAGTGAATGGCTGAGATCGCTGCAGCCGAGGAATGAAAAGAAAGACAATGGGAGAGTTGAAAACTCTCATAGCAGTAGACTTGCTGCAGCACTGTGGATTTGGACTGGACTTGTGTGGGTTGAAAAGACAAAACCAACGACCCAACCACAACCGGCCAATTGTCGCCACGAGAGGAGCACCGATAGGGGCCGCCTTTTGCGGTATATATAGCAAACCATCGCACCTGCGAATCGTACCGACATTTCTTTTCGATGCTAAACCGGGTACATAGTGATATGATCCAGATCAACCTCTATATACTTGAGAAGCTGAGTGAAAACCCACATATTTCTGATTGAAGCGAGTGATTTCGCACGTACTGATTCGACTACTTAAACGTAAAGGTTATCGATATTAACTGTTTCCCTTCGTTATTATCTCTGGTTGATGCGAGAATCTTCCTTTCCTTAGTTCTCCTCGAATGCCATTTTAAGTAAAGTGATATAATGAAAGAGAGGATGAGCCCACCCCGTTTGCTGTTAGGGCATTGAGGACAGACACAGACAAAAGAGCCAGCGAGGGGCTGAGTCAACCAACGACCACTAACGGCCCCCAGTGGATGCTGACTAGGAAGCTGCAAACCGGTAGATTGcgcgcccccccccccccccccccccaactcaattgatgaaaaaaaacaaatgaagacaCTATTCATATGATTTTTCGGGTTGACTGGCGAGAGTCGTCATCGTTATATGATCGCTAGCACGATGTGATACGCAGAATCCCTAATTATCCGGAGTCCCTATCGACCTGCCATATCATATTGTCGCGATTTTACGTTTCGTTCTAAACTCTAATTGTTTGATTATGAAGAGACTACGCTCAACTTGGGGGTGTAGAATTTGATCTCCAGATAAGAGTACGGTGACTAATTATCTGTATGCCAACGAAGAATGGGGCGGTGACAAGCCCATTACAGGTGCACGTCCAACTAGAAAGGGATGGAAAATGAGTATCATATTGTTAGCATATAAAACATTTGACAAAATTATGATGTCCGAGGAATTATTTCTATATGGTCCCCATAAACTATGATGGTTATATTGGTATAGTGGTTCGATTTGATTGCTCAGCTTCGATGTAGGATCGAGTTTTATAGTCCATCTGAGTTCGATCGAAGCGGAATGCATTTGAGTTGTTGGGGTGTCATGTCTAGGGTAAACGCATTAAAAGTGATGGATGGGCTGAAATGATGTTGAAACCGGAGGGAACGAGGTGGAAAAAAGGGATGTGAAGTGctaatatatacttttatTACATCTTTGATCGATCAtcgattctttttcttttttttttttccctttttttcttttttttattgtaaatgGTTAAAAGGCTTACAATATGCTTTTGAAATTAAGTAAATATTCGGTGAGTATTACTCAATTACTTAGTTGTGAATTAGAATTAGAAAGCATTCAGAAAGGATGGACCTCGTAGCAAAATCTTCTTCGAGTAACTACGTAGGACCCTTCCTTGTAattaatttccattttttttaaccaacTCACATGCAACATtaacaatataaaaatttaaagaaaatcaaaagagaGTGTAGTGTAGTGGTGCACACCATTGCCTATTGACTTAAAGGTTACAGGTTCGATATCCAGTGAGACTATCCGTACCctcttattagttatttatgatttatcttttattgtaTCAAGACTTGAGTAtcctttgtaaccgaaaaaaaataaactcaaAGAAAATAATCGAAATGAGAGGTCTAATACAGTGATACTGGATTTCATTAACACGGGGTTTGCACTAACGATCGAGCGGTGactttataaaaaatttctttaatttattagaTAATAACATGTCGGAGAAAATCTACTGAATTGATTAAATATCCAAGGACGAGGAATATATATTCCTCATACGAATCTGTtctccacacacacacacacacacacatatatccACATGGGAAAACTTAATACGATCATGATAATGTACGGGCCAAGGCTTCTCACTTCTCAGGTCTATATCTGTATCTCTGGCTCAGTTCCAACAAATCTTGGCCCATATCCTATATATATGATCCCATCAATTGAAATGGACCCAAAATAAGAACAAGTACTTCCTCTCCCGTGGGCTGGCTATTGCTTAATCACGAAACTCTTTCTCGTGGTTTCGATTCACTCCACCAATTCTGTACGTTTTGGGAATCTCTctcgtgtttttttttttttttaatcccagCTAGTATTGTAATCTGACGTGTATGATGAAATTTGGATAGGAACGATGCTTGAAATGGAGCTCTGCGCCACGCGTCTACCATATCAAATATTATACGATCAAGGTAACTGGCATGCATGGCGATTATTATAAGAAGTATagctaattaatattaatggGTTCTGCTAACGAAATGTGGGAGTGAAAGAGATAAAAAGGATTTAAGAACTCGTCATATGTATTATACATAACGTATATCGCACAACCATCTTTACCACTTTGACATGGAGGCGTTATTATTCAAGCTAGGTTATTCACCCACGCGGCGACGCTGCgggtggaaaaaaaaatttcttcaattttttgatttatcaTAGTAATTTGGGCGATAACTAATATAGAGTATAActgaaattaatgataaaattatttatgtgtCAAGATTACGAATTCTACATTGATAATAGATTATTCAGATTTTCCAAAAGgttgtattaattaattttcatacaGTATAAAAGCAAACATTTTTTCaaactaattttaattttaatttttaatatttagaaAATCGTCATCACGATATAGTAGGCCATAAGCGGGCCACTAATTTTAAATGGATAAAATTTAGTTGCAGTAGGTTTTTGAAATTCATTCAAAACATCTCATGGTTATAACTATATTCAAGCGATAGTCATTCTCAATTAATAGGCTGGTATAGTCTTACATTTTACCGAAAAATATAAGGACATGTGAAActcacaaataaaaagaaattacttaaattgatgataaatttgaatacGATTTTTACTAATATAGATTGATTTTAGGTTATCTAGGAACTTGTTTCTCTTCAGCAATATTTCGGATATGAGTTTTgtgattgaaaaaaatgagacCGGCCTCATTCATACATAGATTAATTGGTCCATTGAACTTTCAGATATGAAGTGATATATATTAGGAAAAGTTCATAtacttaaatataaattaaaatttttaattttttaaaaaacggaaagaatttttaaaaaaaaacagagaaggGTAGGTCCCCGCAAGTGGGAAAACCTACCCTACTCTCCCTATCATAAGGATGGACCAGgattaattatatgtatatgtaatgTAATATGTAACATGTAATGTAATTCTCCACATAAGtaccacacacacacacacatatatatatatattgttgtgTTTGTGTCTCATATTTCGGTGCTCTGCCGACGCCGCGGAGCCTTGAAAATCCTCTTGAAATGAGCAAGAGACGAAGACGATCAAGGGAGAAGCGTTACAAGTTGTTTTTCAGCTTTTGAAGTTGATGGGAGCTCACGGCCGCAGCCACGAGGTCAGACATGACAGCTGCAGCCATCCCTCTGTCCGAGCTTTCCCCTATGTTTCCCGAACCGATTCTCTTTGAGTTGGGCGCTTTATTTCCGGTTCTCTCTTTGTATTTAAAGCTCCAAACACTTTGCAAACACAATATGCTCATTTGGGAAGAGTCTGTGAGTTGAGAGCACTTTGTATTTGGGATGAGGGTTCCACATTCTCTCGATTCTCCACTTGTACACTCACGATTCTTGCTAGTTAACGAAGATCAAAACTCGTCCGTTACCGGTGAATGTTTTTCTCTTGGTCATCTTAATCGAGAAAGTTTTACCACGTATATTATTGTGTCGTTTTTCTCTCATTTCCTTTACTTTCCGTTGTCTGAGTCctgttatatataaatataacacCAAGGCTTAGATATATAATAggttttttttggaaatttaggaatattattcttttataatttgagAAGGATAATttgctttttttaaaaaaataaataaattatgttgtaggtatttgtatatattgatAAACGAGATAACGAGAGGATgtgataaattattattacatgtatatatgcTCTAACCAATTTATAGTTGAAAACATATTCGAATTATACTCATAATTCTCCTAAATATTCTCTAATCAGTGGGATATAGCTGGGATATAGCTGAGTAGTTTCAACTCGTTTATTAATGATATTTTAATCGATGGATCGACCCAAGTGTTGTTGGGTTGCGTGAGTTTGTAgatgataatttttaatttctatgaatctttttaatatataaaaaaatacacaACTGGCAAAAACAATATAAAAAGATACATTTTCtacattaaaaaagaaaaaagaatatcttGCTTAATTGTGGAttgttataatatatatatatatatatatatatccggcatgtactcctttattagttaatttAAAGGAGtatcatatattaattattcgaTTTTTTATTGGTAGGTTTTAATATTTCGATTTTGGCCAGAAATAATGTCAAATCCATTAAAACCTACCCTAATGCACCGTCTCCAGCtctattattttcaaataaagccCTTTCTTGGTTTTTGTCGCCCCAGCTCATAAATGGCTTTGATGTCTTATTTTTCCTCGTAAGACACAATTTCGAAATCTTAACTAATTTGAAGAACTATAATAAAAACATGGAAAACGAAATGAGATCTGACCTACTTGatatcatcttcatcaatccTTATCAATTTCAAGCAGAGAGGTGCATCTTGTTATTAATTAAGACGCGGAATAGCAACTTGTGTAAAAAGTGTATCTACAGATTTCATTTAATGATTAGCCGATATACATGTAAATATAGTCTCGAccgtacaaaataaaaagatgtCATATTCTAAGCTGATAAAacagagaaaataaaagagtgGTGCATTCCTTCTAAGGAACATTCTAGTTGGCCCGTAGCTATTGGTACCGACCCACGA
The sequence above is drawn from the Punica granatum isolate Tunisia-2019 chromosome 5, ASM765513v2, whole genome shotgun sequence genome and encodes:
- the LOC116206833 gene encoding cytokinin riboside 5'-monophosphate phosphoribohydrolase LOG3, with product MEKESGEMKQSRFRRICVFCGSSQGKKSSYQDAAIELGRELVSRNIDLVYGGGSIGLMGLVSQAVHDGGRHVLGVIPKTLLPRELTGETVGEVKAVADMHQRKAEMAKHSDAFIALPGGYGTLEELLEVITWAQLGIHDKPVGLLNVDGYYNSLLSFIDKAVEEGFISPSARQIIISAPTAKELVKKLEEYVPWQERVAPKLNWDVEQLEYPEDYNISR